The following proteins are co-located in the Leptolyngbya sp. 'hensonii' genome:
- a CDS encoding GlsB/YeaQ/YmgE family stress response membrane protein has product MNIVAWTVLGLLAGAIAKAIYPGSQGGGILGTICLGIVGAFVGGTFFTLLQTGSLQITAAGAGLSLSGLFVAVIGAIIAIFLWGLLTRRTP; this is encoded by the coding sequence ATGAATATAGTTGCTTGGACTGTTTTGGGACTGCTAGCAGGTGCGATTGCAAAAGCAATCTATCCTGGTTCTCAGGGAGGTGGTATTCTTGGCACAATTTGCCTGGGAATTGTTGGTGCTTTTGTCGGGGGCACATTTTTTACCCTGTTACAAACGGGGTCATTACAGATCACGGCTGCTGGCGCTGGGCTGAGTCTTTCAGGGCTGTTTGTTGCGGTGATCGGTGCGATTATTGCGATTTTTCTGTGGGGATTGCTCACTCGGCGCACTCCCTGA
- a CDS encoding NYN domain-containing protein, translating to MQGEVQSSSARLAILIDADNANPNLIEPLLQEIATYGIAHVKRIYSDWTDGHSNIWKPKLHKFAIQPIQQFKYTTGKNATDSALIIDAMDLLYTQNFDGFCIVSSDSDFTRLASRIREAGLVVYGFGEKKTPEAFVSACDKFIYVEILERTNTTEPSQVTKDTSPDQAKTPNKQKIDKKLLKLFKTAYEAIAGEDGWANLGPFGAQLNKLSPAFDSRNYGYQKLGALVRATGIFEVRETPHDKSPTAKELHIKLKASTPGIP from the coding sequence ATGCAAGGCGAAGTTCAGTCTAGTTCAGCGCGGCTTGCTATCCTGATTGATGCAGATAATGCAAACCCCAATCTGATAGAACCGCTGCTGCAAGAGATTGCCACCTATGGGATTGCTCACGTTAAGCGCATTTATAGCGACTGGACCGACGGGCACTCCAATATCTGGAAGCCAAAACTCCATAAGTTTGCCATTCAGCCCATCCAGCAGTTCAAGTATACCACTGGCAAAAACGCCACAGACAGTGCCTTAATTATTGATGCGATGGATCTGCTCTACACGCAGAACTTCGATGGATTTTGCATTGTCTCCAGTGATAGCGACTTTACCCGTCTGGCTAGCCGCATTCGAGAGGCGGGACTCGTCGTTTATGGGTTTGGGGAAAAGAAAACCCCTGAAGCCTTTGTCAGTGCTTGCGATAAGTTTATCTATGTCGAGATTCTGGAGCGCACCAACACGACAGAACCCTCACAAGTCACGAAGGATACTTCCCCAGATCAGGCAAAGACCCCCAATAAACAGAAGATTGATAAGAAGCTCCTCAAACTCTTCAAAACGGCCTATGAAGCGATCGCAGGTGAAGATGGTTGGGCAAACCTGGGACCTTTCGGAGCCCAACTGAACAAGCTTTCCCCCGCCTTTGATTCCAGAAACTATGGGTATCAGAAGTTGGGAGCCCTGGTTCGAGCGACAGGAATCTTTGAAGTCAGGGAGACCCCCCATGATAAAAGCCCAACAGCCAAAGAATTGCATATCAAGTTAAAAGCCTCCACCCCAGGAATTCCCTGA
- the cutA gene encoding divalent-cation tolerance protein CutA has translation METVSPSAYCIVLVTTSSRQEAETIGSALVEARLAACVSLTPVHSIYTWQGEVHRDDEWQLMIKSEASRFEELAALVRSRHSYDVPEIIALPLIAGSPPYLQWISDQVRPLT, from the coding sequence GTGGAGACAGTTTCCCCATCCGCCTACTGTATCGTTCTGGTCACAACCTCATCCCGTCAGGAGGCAGAGACGATCGGATCAGCCCTGGTTGAGGCCCGTCTGGCCGCCTGTGTCAGCCTCACCCCCGTGCATTCCATCTACACCTGGCAGGGAGAGGTTCACCGGGATGACGAGTGGCAGCTCATGATTAAATCTGAAGCCAGCCGCTTTGAAGAACTGGCTGCCCTGGTCCGATCGCGCCATTCCTACGACGTTCCAGAGATCATTGCCCTGCCGCTCATAGCTGGTTCTCCGCCCTATCTTCAATGGATTTCAGATCAGGTGCGCCCCTTAACGTGA
- the hrcA gene encoding heat-inducible transcriptional repressor HrcA encodes MPVKVNLNARQQHILWATVRHYIATAEPVGSKALVEEYNLTFSPATIRNAMGYLEKAGLLYQPHTSAGRIPSDSGYRIYVDQLISPATALAQQVEQQLSDRLSREGRSLESLLRGAVQILATLSGYVALITTPQSSTATLRHLQLILVDPDRAMLIAVLDSYETKSVLIELPKVADAEAPDTETLEREIQILSNFLNHQLRGKSLLELATMDWQDLDREFERYADFLSTLLRELTGLSQAATTTQIFISGVSEVLRHPEFSELHQFQAIVHLLEDEQDQLWPLMWSQRGGEPGDRRVSIRIGAENPLEPMRSCALVSTTYRRGSVPVGSVGMLGPTRMAYEQAIATVEAAADYLSEALS; translated from the coding sequence ATGCCTGTAAAAGTCAACCTCAATGCCAGACAGCAGCATATTCTCTGGGCCACCGTGCGGCATTACATTGCGACCGCAGAACCGGTAGGCTCAAAAGCTCTGGTGGAGGAATATAATCTGACCTTCAGTCCGGCGACGATTCGGAATGCGATGGGATATCTGGAAAAGGCCGGTTTGTTGTATCAGCCCCATACCTCTGCTGGGCGCATTCCCTCTGACTCTGGTTACCGCATCTATGTGGATCAGTTGATCTCGCCTGCGACCGCGCTGGCGCAACAGGTGGAGCAACAGTTGAGCGATCGGCTGAGCCGGGAAGGGCGGAGTTTGGAGTCTTTGTTGCGGGGAGCGGTTCAGATTCTGGCGACCTTGAGCGGTTATGTCGCCCTGATTACCACACCCCAGTCCAGTACGGCTACCCTGCGTCATCTGCAACTGATTCTGGTGGATCCCGATCGGGCCATGCTAATTGCAGTTTTAGATTCCTATGAGACGAAATCTGTTTTGATCGAATTACCGAAAGTAGCGGATGCCGAGGCCCCGGATACGGAAACATTGGAGCGGGAAATTCAAATCCTGTCCAATTTCCTGAACCATCAACTGCGGGGAAAATCCCTGCTGGAACTGGCCACGATGGATTGGCAGGATCTGGATCGGGAGTTCGAACGCTATGCAGATTTCTTAAGTACGTTGCTGAGGGAGTTGACTGGCCTGTCCCAGGCTGCCACCACCACTCAGATTTTTATCAGTGGGGTGTCTGAAGTGCTTCGCCACCCAGAGTTTTCCGAACTCCATCAGTTTCAGGCGATCGTCCATCTCCTGGAAGACGAGCAGGATCAGCTCTGGCCCCTGATGTGGTCCCAACGGGGGGGTGAACCTGGCGATCGACGGGTCAGTATTCGGATTGGCGCTGAGAATCCGTTGGAACCGATGCGATCCTGTGCCCTGGTTTCCACCACCTACCGGCGGGGATCAGTGCCAGTGGGCAGTGTAGGCATGTTAGGGCCGACCCGGATGGCCTATGAGCAGGCGATCGCCACCGTCGAAGCCGCAGCGGATTACCTGTCAGAAGCCTTGAGTTAA
- a CDS encoding PLP-dependent aminotransferase family protein, with amino-acid sequence MNVPLDPRSEHPLYLQIRDYFSRLIQSEKLVPGDRLPSIRSLSQATRVNKLTVIEAYSVLEADGLIHARQGAGYFVNRTIASVVRLKSTFNPDQKVIIQEQGSGSFVQQFTASLQAQKQGNILDFSSGFPRVSVSEELQRITRRAVAEATDSLFKYDFPEGQVNLRKQIAQLLLQQGLEVSPESLIVTSGSEQALALVMRYTVRSGDWVVVETPTYHGALAILENLGARVIGIPMTVAGMNLDLLEQYLQSHRPALIYTISTLHNPTGLTTSQQHRQRLLALAEQYECLILEDNAYEGLNFEPAPPPIKALDSHDRVIYTGTFSKTLMPGLRIGYMVVTGADYNPLLEQKVLHDLHTSGVSQAIVSEILASGHYRRYLNRLRTTNLQSRNTMLQALERYFPEEVSWTIPNGGLFLWTHLPDRLSLPILCREALAHQILISNGAAFFPGQQGYPAMRLNFCQSPQEIDRGLALLGDLMKRHLSSGLISKTLTPVHLAAQF; translated from the coding sequence ATGAATGTTCCCCTTGATCCGCGATCGGAACACCCCCTTTACCTGCAAATCCGAGATTACTTCAGCCGGTTAATCCAGTCTGAAAAGCTGGTTCCGGGCGATCGGCTCCCCTCGATTCGGAGCCTGTCCCAGGCGACTCGGGTCAACAAACTCACGGTTATTGAAGCCTACAGTGTGCTGGAGGCCGATGGATTGATCCATGCCCGCCAGGGAGCCGGATATTTTGTCAACAGGACGATCGCCTCAGTGGTACGGCTGAAATCCACGTTCAATCCCGACCAAAAAGTCATCATTCAGGAACAAGGCAGCGGTTCTTTTGTCCAGCAATTTACGGCATCCTTGCAAGCTCAGAAGCAGGGGAATATTCTGGACTTCAGTTCGGGGTTTCCCCGGGTCTCCGTTTCTGAGGAATTACAACGGATTACCCGACGGGCTGTAGCCGAGGCCACGGACAGCCTCTTCAAGTACGATTTCCCGGAGGGCCAGGTCAATCTCCGCAAGCAAATCGCCCAGTTGCTGCTCCAGCAGGGATTGGAGGTTTCACCGGAATCCTTAATCGTCACCAGTGGTTCAGAACAGGCCCTGGCGCTGGTTATGCGGTACACGGTGCGATCGGGGGATTGGGTGGTCGTGGAAACACCAACTTATCATGGGGCCCTGGCCATCCTGGAAAATTTGGGGGCCAGGGTGATTGGGATTCCCATGACCGTCGCAGGGATGAACCTGGATCTCCTGGAACAGTATCTCCAGAGCCATCGCCCCGCCCTGATCTACACCATCAGCACCCTGCACAATCCCACAGGGCTGACTACATCCCAGCAGCATCGGCAACGACTACTGGCCCTGGCCGAACAATACGAATGCCTGATCCTGGAAGACAATGCCTATGAGGGGTTGAACTTTGAACCGGCCCCACCCCCGATCAAGGCTCTGGATAGCCACGATCGAGTGATCTACACGGGCACCTTCTCTAAAACCCTGATGCCGGGTTTGCGGATTGGGTATATGGTTGTCACGGGAGCAGACTACAACCCATTACTGGAACAGAAAGTCCTGCACGATCTGCATACCTCTGGCGTGTCCCAGGCGATCGTCAGTGAGATTCTGGCATCGGGCCATTACCGTCGCTATCTGAATCGCCTTCGGACCACCAACCTCCAGAGTCGCAACACAATGCTCCAGGCCCTGGAACGTTATTTCCCCGAAGAGGTGAGTTGGACAATTCCCAACGGCGGGCTGTTCCTGTGGACCCATTTGCCTGATCGACTGTCCCTGCCCATCCTCTGTCGGGAAGCCCTCGCCCACCAGATCCTGATCTCGAATGGAGCGGCCTTCTTCCCCGGTCAGCAGGGCTATCCAGCCATGCGCTTGAATTTCTGTCAGTCGCCCCAGGAGATCGATCGAGGATTGGCCCTGTTAGGCGATCTGATGAAACGTCACCTGAGTTCCGGGCTGATCAGCAAAACATTAACTCCCGTTCATCTAGCCGCACAGTTTTAA
- the mrdA gene encoding penicillin-binding protein 2 translates to MAGGISFSSSSRLENTVLTQRSIRAIIILMISTLLLGACGLRLAQLQLVEGHRHRASADRNRIRMIPIASDRGNILDHKGRLLAANRLSRSVYLWPREQSQERWQQSALILSKILKIPGPEIQQKLTQIGYHSPMPVRIVRDISPAAFTALAEQAEQLPGVEIRAESSRIYPHGSLAAHVLGYIGEATEEDLKAHPNYPIGIVVGQMGVERIANAELQGSWGDRLVETDVRGRELQMLGVHPPVAGSPVQLTIDLDLQRTAEKALGNRRGAVVVLDVKTGAVLALASGPTFDPNLFTRKMTTAEWKGLQNPDKPFLNRALQGYPPGSTFKVVTAVAGMESGKFAPDSMLGTYAYINLGGHLFHEHGAGYGVIGFSDAFAVSSNTFFYQVGLTTGPEQISKWAQRLGIGEITNLGLEGESHGLVPTPTEKQKLYGEPWYGGDTVSMAIGQGLVQVSPLELTVVYATIANGGWRVKPHLLASQTDAMVAQRQRIGLKSGTIAVIRSGLIAVVQQGTASQLNDGSIPLTAGKTGTAEVLGQRDNALYVGFGPARDPQIAVAVVVENGGFGAESAVPIAHQIYKTYFKTQSK, encoded by the coding sequence ATGGCCGGTGGAATTTCCTTTTCTTCCTCTTCCCGCCTGGAAAATACGGTTCTGACCCAACGGTCTATCCGGGCGATTATTATCCTGATGATTTCAACGCTCCTTCTGGGGGCCTGCGGCCTGCGATTGGCACAACTGCAATTGGTGGAAGGGCATCGTCATCGAGCATCTGCCGATCGCAATCGGATTCGAATGATCCCGATCGCCTCCGATCGAGGCAACATTCTGGATCACAAGGGTAGATTGCTGGCAGCCAACCGGCTTTCCCGGTCGGTCTATCTCTGGCCCCGGGAACAGTCCCAGGAAAGATGGCAGCAATCAGCGCTGATCCTGAGCAAAATTCTCAAGATCCCTGGCCCAGAAATCCAACAAAAGTTGACCCAGATAGGCTATCACTCTCCCATGCCTGTGCGGATTGTCCGGGATATCTCCCCAGCCGCCTTTACCGCCCTGGCTGAACAGGCCGAACAACTGCCCGGTGTTGAGATCCGTGCAGAATCCAGCCGTATTTACCCCCATGGCAGTCTGGCTGCTCACGTCCTGGGCTATATCGGGGAAGCTACCGAGGAGGATTTGAAAGCCCATCCCAATTACCCAATCGGCATTGTGGTTGGACAAATGGGGGTAGAACGCATTGCCAATGCTGAACTCCAGGGATCCTGGGGCGATCGCTTGGTGGAAACAGATGTCCGGGGGCGGGAGTTGCAGATGCTGGGTGTTCACCCCCCCGTGGCAGGCTCCCCCGTCCAACTGACGATCGACCTGGACTTGCAACGGACGGCAGAAAAAGCCCTGGGAAATCGCCGGGGCGCTGTGGTGGTTCTGGATGTGAAAACAGGGGCCGTGCTGGCCTTGGCCAGTGGACCGACCTTCGATCCCAACCTGTTTACTCGCAAGATGACCACCGCAGAGTGGAAAGGGCTGCAAAATCCGGATAAGCCATTTCTCAATCGAGCCCTGCAGGGGTATCCCCCAGGGAGCACGTTTAAAGTGGTCACGGCTGTCGCAGGTATGGAGTCTGGTAAATTCGCACCCGATTCCATGTTGGGAACCTATGCCTACATCAATCTGGGGGGGCATCTATTCCATGAACATGGGGCAGGTTATGGGGTAATTGGCTTCTCCGATGCCTTTGCCGTCAGTAGTAACACCTTCTTCTACCAGGTGGGTCTGACCACAGGGCCAGAGCAGATTTCCAAATGGGCTCAGCGGCTGGGGATCGGAGAGATTACGAACCTGGGCCTGGAAGGAGAAAGTCATGGGCTGGTGCCCACCCCAACCGAAAAACAAAAACTCTATGGCGAGCCCTGGTACGGAGGCGACACGGTGAGTATGGCGATCGGTCAGGGACTGGTCCAGGTCAGCCCACTGGAGCTAACCGTTGTCTATGCCACGATCGCGAACGGGGGGTGGCGGGTAAAACCTCATTTGCTGGCCTCCCAAACCGATGCAATGGTGGCGCAGCGACAGCGGATCGGCTTGAAATCGGGCACGATCGCCGTGATTCGATCGGGGCTGATCGCCGTGGTTCAACAGGGTACGGCCAGCCAGTTAAATGATGGCTCTATTCCTCTGACTGCTGGTAAAACAGGCACCGCCGAAGTTTTGGGCCAGCGTGACAATGCGCTCTATGTCGGGTTTGGCCCCGCCAGGGATCCCCAAATTGCCGTCGCTGTCGTGGTGGAAAATGGTGGGTTCGGGGCTGAATCTGCGGTTCCGATCGCCCATCAAATCTATAAGACCTACTTCAAAACCCAGTCTAAGTAA
- a CDS encoding ABC transporter ATP-binding protein, translated as MDSVTEVSPELIPTERSVVVQTQDLRKIYRTGFWFHQRTVSLQGCSITVYQGETFGLLGPNGAGKTTLLKTLLGITRPTAGRGSLLGKPIGDRSVKQRVGYLPENPYFYDYLTGWELLQFTAELFQIPGAERRQRIIRLLDLVGLAQTTARKRQLRQYSKGMLQRMGLAQALINDPELVFLDEPMSGLDPMGRYQIREIILSLKEQGKTIFFNSHVLSDVEQICDRVAILSQGELICIGSLDELLGISDRYRVKVRGGNPEILRKRIPDLSFQDGCWQGHLLGSPQDFIASLQLIDAQLILMQLARPSLEEFFMQQLRDRGAQIK; from the coding sequence ATGGATTCTGTTACCGAAGTGTCTCCTGAATTAATCCCTACTGAACGTTCAGTGGTGGTGCAAACCCAAGATCTTCGGAAGATTTACCGGACGGGATTTTGGTTTCACCAGCGGACAGTTTCACTACAGGGATGTTCCATCACGGTTTATCAAGGAGAAACTTTTGGCCTGTTGGGTCCTAATGGAGCGGGTAAAACAACCCTGCTGAAGACCTTGCTCGGAATCACCCGGCCTACGGCTGGGCGGGGATCCCTGTTAGGCAAGCCGATCGGCGATCGCAGCGTCAAGCAACGGGTGGGGTATCTGCCTGAAAACCCTTACTTTTATGATTACCTCACGGGCTGGGAGTTGCTGCAATTTACTGCTGAACTGTTTCAAATCCCAGGAGCGGAACGACGGCAACGGATTATTCGCCTGCTGGATCTGGTGGGATTGGCCCAGACGACGGCTCGCAAGCGCCAGTTACGTCAGTACTCCAAGGGTATGTTGCAACGAATGGGTCTGGCCCAGGCCCTGATCAATGATCCAGAACTGGTTTTTCTGGACGAACCCATGTCTGGACTGGACCCCATGGGGCGTTATCAGATTCGCGAGATCATTCTCTCCCTTAAAGAACAGGGGAAAACGATTTTCTTCAACAGCCATGTGCTATCTGATGTTGAGCAAATCTGCGATCGGGTGGCAATTCTGTCTCAAGGGGAATTGATCTGCATCGGGTCCCTGGATGAACTCCTTGGCATCAGTGACCGTTACCGGGTGAAGGTGCGGGGGGGCAATCCAGAAATTCTCCGGAAGCGCATTCCAGATCTGTCCTTCCAGGATGGTTGCTGGCAGGGGCATCTGCTGGGCAGTCCCCAGGATTTTATCGCTAGTTTGCAGTTGATCGATGCTCAACTGATCCTGATGCAATTGGCCCGTCCTTCCCTGGAAGAATTTTTTATGCAGCAACTGCGCGATCGGGGAGCCCAAATCAAATAA
- a CDS encoding alpha/beta fold hydrolase, whose protein sequence is MLTNTPFFLEGSEACSHACLLLHGLGGGVYEMQLLGAYLHQQGLTVRAINYPGHDRPSFRMPASTWQQWYLHILETYLQLVRQYDRVSVVGFSTGCPLGLHLAVQHPIEKLVLLAPYMAIRRQLNDRIKPEVLLFSLGQVISEVPRLRLPIRDRTMRQQAQQALFFRSFNLAAVRSANELIALVKQELPGITVPTLIMQAPGDTIVDPAGATLIYDQLGSTEKTLIWLEQSDHIIPLDLERDRVFQEVGQFLKN, encoded by the coding sequence ATGTTGACCAATACGCCTTTTTTCCTGGAAGGCTCAGAAGCCTGTTCCCATGCCTGTTTATTGCTGCATGGATTGGGCGGGGGCGTTTACGAAATGCAGCTTCTGGGGGCCTATCTGCATCAACAGGGGCTGACCGTCCGGGCGATTAACTATCCGGGACACGATCGACCATCCTTCCGCATGCCCGCTTCGACCTGGCAGCAATGGTACCTCCATATCCTGGAAACCTACCTGCAACTGGTGCGCCAGTATGACCGGGTCAGTGTGGTGGGCTTCTCGACTGGGTGCCCCCTGGGATTACATCTGGCCGTTCAACATCCGATCGAAAAACTGGTACTCCTGGCTCCTTATATGGCTATCCGTCGTCAGTTGAACGATCGGATCAAGCCAGAGGTGTTGCTGTTTTCCCTGGGGCAGGTGATCTCTGAAGTGCCTCGCCTGCGGTTGCCAATTCGAGATCGAACCATGCGGCAGCAGGCCCAGCAGGCGCTGTTTTTTCGGTCTTTCAACCTCGCTGCTGTTCGCAGTGCCAATGAGTTGATTGCTCTGGTGAAACAGGAATTGCCGGGCATTACCGTGCCGACCCTGATTATGCAGGCCCCTGGGGACACGATCGTCGATCCGGCGGGGGCGACTCTGATTTACGATCAGTTGGGTTCAACTGAGAAAACTCTGATCTGGCTGGAACAGTCCGACCATATTATTCCGCTGGATCTGGAACGGGATAGGGTGTTTCAAGAAGTGGGGCAGTTCCTAAAGAACTGA
- a CDS encoding mechanosensitive ion channel, with amino-acid sequence MNSILQGLTDLTEEGMPLWSGFPLAQTSSFSIDTTFLGPTLVNLVGAIAILIVGWIIAGLVSSAVRRLLKLTNLDNRFASMVSGPTTNVGPVVETWVSAIVFWILMILAIVASLNALNLTVVSQPLNNFLNQIFAFLPKLGAAFLLVAIAWAVATLAKLIVIRTARSLGLDQRFAPPVEDSTSAQPQLLLSDTLGNALYWFVFLFFLPLILGVLDLQGPLQPVQNLLNEILAALPRILKAVIIGVVGWLIARVVRGLVTNLLAATGSDQLGAKFGLSPSKQPLSSLVGLITYILVLIPTAIAALDALNLPAVSQPATEMLNQILRAIPQIFTAVLILVAGYAIGRFVSELVTNLLSGIGFNNIFYWLGLSSAPYTSTAAATPTATEESSEVPPRNPAEIAGIVVLVGILLFATVAATNVLNIPALTSIVTGLLILLGQILAGLAIFAVGLYLANFAFTLIKGSGNSQARILAHASRISIIILVSAMALQQIGVAPSIVNLAFGLMFGAIAVSIALAFGLGGRDVAAEQLRAWLANFKSRPPQ; translated from the coding sequence ATGAACAGCATACTTCAAGGCTTGACTGATCTGACCGAAGAAGGGATGCCCCTTTGGTCTGGCTTTCCCCTGGCCCAGACATCCTCTTTTTCAATTGATACCACTTTCCTTGGTCCTACGCTAGTTAATCTGGTGGGCGCGATCGCCATCCTGATTGTGGGTTGGATTATCGCTGGCTTAGTCTCGAGTGCCGTCCGACGGCTACTCAAGCTAACGAACCTGGACAATCGCTTTGCCAGTATGGTCTCTGGCCCTACCACGAATGTCGGTCCTGTCGTTGAAACCTGGGTGTCTGCGATCGTATTCTGGATTTTGATGATCCTGGCGATCGTGGCTTCCCTCAACGCTTTAAATCTGACAGTAGTTTCCCAGCCCCTGAATAATTTCCTCAATCAAATCTTTGCTTTTCTGCCCAAATTGGGTGCGGCCTTCCTTCTGGTGGCCATCGCCTGGGCTGTGGCTACGCTAGCAAAGCTGATTGTCATTCGTACAGCTCGATCCCTGGGGCTGGATCAGCGATTTGCCCCCCCTGTGGAAGACAGTACCTCTGCTCAGCCCCAGTTGTTGCTGAGTGATACCCTGGGGAATGCCCTCTACTGGTTCGTATTTCTCTTCTTCCTGCCCCTGATCCTGGGAGTTCTGGATCTGCAAGGACCCCTCCAACCCGTTCAGAACCTCCTGAACGAGATTCTGGCAGCGTTGCCTAGAATTCTGAAGGCAGTGATTATTGGTGTCGTCGGTTGGCTCATTGCCCGAGTCGTGCGAGGTCTGGTCACCAATCTGCTGGCAGCAACCGGTTCAGACCAGCTTGGCGCTAAGTTCGGCCTGAGCCCCAGTAAACAGCCCCTTTCCTCCCTGGTTGGGCTGATCACCTACATTCTGGTGCTAATTCCCACTGCGATCGCAGCCTTAGATGCGCTGAATCTACCTGCCGTTTCCCAACCTGCTACAGAAATGCTGAATCAGATTCTGAGGGCCATTCCCCAGATCTTTACAGCAGTCCTGATTCTGGTTGCGGGCTATGCGATCGGACGTTTCGTGAGCGAGTTGGTCACAAACTTACTCTCTGGCATTGGTTTCAATAATATTTTCTACTGGTTAGGGCTCAGCTCCGCCCCCTATACCTCCACGGCTGCAGCGACTCCCACTGCGACGGAAGAAAGTTCAGAAGTCCCCCCACGGAATCCTGCTGAAATTGCCGGTATCGTTGTCCTGGTTGGAATTTTACTCTTTGCGACTGTTGCAGCCACAAACGTCCTCAATATTCCAGCCCTGACCTCGATCGTGACCGGATTACTGATCTTGCTGGGTCAGATCCTGGCCGGGCTGGCGATTTTTGCGGTAGGGCTGTACCTGGCAAATTTCGCTTTCACGCTGATCAAGGGCTCTGGCAATTCCCAGGCTCGGATTCTGGCCCACGCCTCCAGAATTTCTATTATCATTCTGGTTTCAGCCATGGCCCTGCAGCAGATTGGAGTTGCACCCAGCATCGTCAATCTTGCTTTTGGTCTGATGTTTGGAGCAATTGCTGTTTCGATCGCCCTAGCTTTTGGGCTCGGAGGGCGGGATGTTGCGGCTGAGCAATTACGCGCCTGGTTAGCTAATTTCAAGAGCCGACCCCCTCAATAG